One window of the Papaver somniferum cultivar HN1 unplaced genomic scaffold, ASM357369v1 unplaced-scaffold_115, whole genome shotgun sequence genome contains the following:
- the LOC113329194 gene encoding 26S proteasome non-ATPase regulatory subunit 2 homolog A-like, whose amino-acid sequence MTTPSEDRKRMKVEKKADEDLLSEEDLALKQRLELYVERVQDPSPEVQKLALESMGHEIRNSTSSMTSVPKPLKFLRPHYGTLKTYLATMGGDSELKRYLAEILSVLAMTMSADGERESLRYRLLGSAGDVCSWGHEYVRNLAGEISQEYKMRLLQNEDVPTEDLMELVQQIVAFNMKHNAETDAVDLLMEVEDLNLLIDHVDAASYKKTSMYLTSVAIHLPGPDDQLVLGIAYAIYLKFGAYSLALWVAIRMDNLRYVKQLFTVCNDIQQKQQFCYILARHGVHFLLDGNMVFDDDERESCQEIINNMKLSEGYLNLARDIDVMEAKSPEDIYKTHLIDGGAAAGASVDSARQNLAATFVNAFVNAGFGQDKLMIPSDASSGGTTGSWLFKNKEHGKASAAASLGMILSWDVDNGLSQLDRYFHSDDPHVISGALLGVGIVNSSIKHECDPAMALLSDYVNKEDPSVRIGAIMGLGLAYAGTQNDQIYQQLSPILGDSNAPLDVIAFTAISLGLVFVGSCNEDVAQFIILALMDRSEADLGEPLTRLLPLGLGLLYLGKQENAEATSEVSKTFHEKIKKYCDMTLLSCAYAGTGNVLKIQQLLGECCQHLEKGETHLGPAVIGIAMIAMAEELGLDMAIRSLEHMLHFGEQSTRHAVALALGLFCTSNPKVNVMDTLSRLSHDADSEVAMAAIISLGLIGAGTNNARLAGMLRNLSSYYNKDASLLFGVRIAQGLVHMGKGLLTLSPYHSERFLLSPTALAGLIIMLHTCLDMKTFILGKYHYVLYFLALAMKPRMLMTVDENQNPLSVSVRVGQAVDVVGQAGRPKTITGFQTHSTPVLLAAGDRAELATDKYIPLSPILEGFVILRENPDYHDDRQLDQV is encoded by the coding sequence ATGACTACACCATCGGAAGATCGTAAGAGGATGAAGGTTGAGAAGAAAGCGGATGAAGATTTATTGTCAGAAGAGGATTTGGCTCTTAAGCAACGATTAGAGCTATATGTTGAAAGGGTTCAAGATCCATCGCCTGAGGTGCAGAAACTAGCGTTAGAAAGTATGGGGCATGAGATTCGAAACTCAACTAGCTCAATGACTTCTGTGCCGAAACCACTTAAGTTTCTCAGGCCCCATTATGGAACCCTAAAAACTTATTTGGCAACAATGGGAGGAGATTCAGAATTGAAGAGATATCTTGCCGAAATACTATCAGTTTTGGCTATGACCATGTCTGCCGATGGAGAACGGGAGAGCCTTAGATATAGATTGTTGGGTTCAGCGGGAGATGTTTGTTCTTGGGGTCATGAATATGTTCGTAACCTTGCGGGTGAAATCTCACAAGAATACAAGATGCGACTTCTGCAGAATGAAGATGTGCCGACGGAAGATTTGATGGAGCTTGTGCAACAAATTGTTGCATTCAACATGAAGCACAATGCGGAGACTGACGCTGTCGATCTTTTAATGGAGGTTGAGGACCTTAATTTGTTAATTGATCATGTTGACGCTGCGAGTTACAAAAAGACATCCATGTACCTTACTAGTGTGGCGATTCATCTACCTGGACCTGATGATCAGTTGGTTCTAGGTATAGCTTACGCTATTTATCTCAAGTTCGGCGCGTACTCTTTAGCTCTTTGGGTTGCAATCCGGATGGATAATTTGAGGTATGTCAAGCAGTTGTTTACAGTCTGTAATGATATTCAACAAAAACAGCAGTTTTGTTATATACTTGCACGACATGGTGTTCACTTTCTGCTGGATGGGAATATGGTTTTCGATGATGACGAAAGGGAGTCGTGTCAGGAAATAATCAACAATATGAAATTAAGTGAAGGTTACCTTAACCTTGCTCGTGATATTGATGTTATGGAAGCTAAGTCTCCTGAAGATATTTACAAGACGCATTTGATTGACGGCGGGGCTGCTGCTGGAGCAAGTGTTGATTCAGCCAGGCAGAATTTAGCTGCTACATTTGTGAATGCATTTGTCAATGCTGGTTTTGGTCAGGATAAGTTAATGATTCCTTCAGACGCTTCAAGTGGTGGCACTACAGGAAGTTGGCTATTTAAGAATAAGGAACATGGCAAGGCTAGTGCAGCAGCAAGTCTGGGTATGATTTTGTCATGGGATGTGGACAATGGGCTTTCACAACTTGATAGATATTTCCACAGTGATGATCCGCATGTGATTTCTGGTGCATTATTAGGTGTTGGGATTGTGAATTCCAGCATCAAACACGAATGTGATCCTGCAATGGCACTTCTTTCTGACTATGTAAATAAAGAAGATCCATCAGTCCGCATTGGAGCAATTATGGGGCTAGGTTTAGCATATGCAGGAACCCAGAATGATCAGATATATCAGCAATTATCTCCGATTCTCGGTGATTCAAATGCGCCATTGGATGTGATTGCATTTACTGCAATCTCATTGGGATTGGTCTTCGTTGGTTCGTGTAACGAAGATGTTGCTCAGTTCATTATTTTGGCCTTGATGGATCGTAGTGAGGCTGATCTTGGGGAGCCTCTCACTCGACTTCTACCACTTGGTCTTGGTCTTCTGTATCTCGGGAAGCAGGAAAATGCAGAAGCTACTTCAGAAGTTTCCAAGACATTTCATGAAAAGATAAAGAAGTACTGTGATATGACCTTATTATCTTGTGCCTATGCTGGAACCGGGAATGTCCTCAAGATTCAGCAACTTCTGGGGGAATGTTGTCAACATCTTGAGAAGGGTGAGACCCATCTAGGACCTGCTGTGATTGGAATAGCTATGATAGCAATGGCAGAAGAACTGGGACTTGATATGGCAATTCGATCGCTAGAGCACATGCTGCATTTTGGAGAGCAGAGTACCCGCCATGCAGTCGCTTTGGCTCTTGGTCTTTTCTGCACCTCAAACCCAAAGGTGAATGTTATGGACACATTAAGCAGGCTTAGCCATGACGCAGACTCAGAAGTCGCGATGGCAGCCATTATATCATTAGGGTTGATAGGTGCTGGCACCAACAATGCTCGTTTGGCTGGCATGCTTCGTAATCTTTCAAGTTATTACAACAAAGACGCCAGCCTCTTATTTGGCGTACGGATTGCTCAAGGTCTCGTACATATGGGAAAGGGTTTACTCACACTTTCTCCTTACCATTCCGAGCGGTTCTTACTCTCCCCGACGGCGCTTGCTGGATTAATCATAATGCTCCATACTTGCCTTGACATGAAAACTTTCATTCTTGGGAAGTACCattatgtcctttattttctggCTCTAGCCATGAAGCCAAGAATGTTGATGACTGTAGATGAGAATCAAAATCCATTGTCAGTGTCAGTAAGAGTTGGGCAAGCTGTTGACGTGGTTGGTCAGGCTGGTCGGCCCAAGACTATCACCGGATTCCAGACACATTCGACGCCAGTTCTTTTAGCTGCGGGTGATAGAGCCGAGCTCGCTACTGACAAGTACATTCCCCTTTCACCCATTCTTGAAGGATTTGTCATCCTCAGAGAAAACCCAGATTACCATGACGACAGGCAATTAGACCAAGTTTAA